In the genome of Streptomyces racemochromogenes, one region contains:
- the hypE gene encoding hydrogenase expression/formation protein HypE, which yields MSDTALDVPGWTCPAPLRDHPRVVMGHGGGGALSAELVRHVFAPAFGGDVLAQLGDSATLTLGGARLAFSTDSYVVRPLFFPGGSIGDLAVNGTVNDLAMSGAVAAYLSCGFILEEGVETATVARVAEALGAAARAAGVEVATGDTKVVEVGHGDGVYVNTSGIGLVPDGVDLRPQRVVPGDVVIVSGDIGLHGVAIMSVREGLGFEADIVSDCAALGGLVQSMLAVTPDLHVLRDPTRGGLAAALNEIAAASGTGVVVQEGRVPVPDAVRNACAILGLDPFYVANEGKLVAFVPREHADAVLDAMRAHPLGRRAAVIGEAVEEHPGMVVARTGLGGTRVVDLPIGEQLPRIC from the coding sequence TTGTCTGACACCGCACTGGACGTCCCGGGCTGGACCTGTCCGGCCCCCCTGCGCGACCACCCCCGCGTGGTGATGGGCCACGGCGGCGGCGGCGCGCTCTCCGCCGAACTCGTCCGGCACGTCTTCGCCCCCGCCTTCGGCGGCGACGTCCTCGCCCAGCTCGGCGACTCCGCGACCCTGACCCTGGGCGGGGCCCGGCTGGCCTTCTCCACCGACTCGTACGTGGTGCGCCCGCTGTTCTTCCCCGGCGGCAGCATCGGCGACCTCGCCGTCAACGGCACCGTCAACGACCTCGCGATGAGCGGAGCCGTGGCCGCCTACCTGTCCTGCGGGTTCATCCTGGAGGAGGGCGTCGAGACCGCCACGGTCGCCCGGGTCGCCGAAGCCCTCGGCGCGGCCGCGCGCGCGGCGGGCGTGGAAGTGGCCACGGGGGACACCAAGGTCGTCGAAGTGGGCCACGGCGACGGCGTGTACGTCAACACCTCCGGCATCGGCCTCGTCCCCGACGGCGTGGACCTGCGGCCGCAGCGGGTCGTACCCGGCGACGTGGTCATCGTCAGCGGCGACATCGGGCTGCACGGGGTGGCCATCATGAGCGTCCGCGAGGGCCTCGGCTTCGAGGCGGACATCGTCAGCGACTGCGCGGCCCTCGGCGGCCTCGTGCAGTCGATGCTCGCCGTCACCCCCGACCTGCACGTGCTGCGCGACCCCACCCGAGGGGGACTCGCCGCCGCCCTCAACGAGATCGCGGCCGCCTCCGGCACCGGCGTCGTCGTCCAGGAGGGCCGGGTGCCGGTCCCCGACGCCGTGCGCAACGCCTGCGCGATCCTCGGCCTCGACCCCTTCTACGTGGCCAACGAGGGCAAGCTCGTCGCGTTCGTCCCCCGCGAGCACGCCGACGCCGTCCTCGACGCCATGCGGGCCCACCCGCTGGGCCGGCGGGCGGCCGTGATCGGCGAGGCGGTCGAGGAGCACCCCGGCATGGTCGTGGCCCGCACCGGCCTCGGCGGCACGCGCGTGGTCGACCTGCCGATCGGTGAGCAGCTGCCGAGGATCTGCTGA
- a CDS encoding hydrogenase maturation protease has product MNGRTLVAGIGNVFLGDDGFGVETVRALAAQPLPDGVEAVDFGVRGVHLAYQLLDGYDTLVLVDATARGSAPGTLHLIEADGTGPLDPQGAVLDGHDMSPDTVLALLDTLCAGTGATPPRRTLVVGCEPATVEEGIGLSPPVAAAVPHAVRMVQELLPRRTP; this is encoded by the coding sequence GTGAACGGCCGGACCCTGGTCGCCGGCATCGGCAACGTCTTCCTCGGCGACGACGGCTTCGGAGTCGAGACGGTCCGCGCCCTCGCCGCCCAGCCCCTGCCCGACGGAGTGGAGGCCGTCGACTTCGGCGTGCGCGGAGTCCACCTCGCCTACCAGCTCCTCGACGGCTACGACACCCTCGTCCTCGTCGACGCGACCGCCCGCGGCTCCGCGCCGGGCACCCTCCACCTCATCGAGGCCGACGGAACCGGCCCCCTCGACCCGCAGGGCGCGGTGCTCGACGGACACGACATGTCCCCCGACACGGTCCTCGCCCTCCTCGACACCCTCTGCGCGGGCACCGGGGCCACCCCGCCCCGGCGCACCCTCGTCGTCGGCTGCGAACCCGCCACCGTCGAGGAGGGCATCGGCCTGAGCCCGCCCGTGGCCGCCGCCGTACCCCACGCCGTCCGCATGGTCCAGGAACTGCTCCCGAGGAGAACCCCATGA
- a CDS encoding hydrogenase maturation nickel metallochaperone HypA, whose amino-acid sequence MHEMSIAMAVVDQVAEAAQAGAARSVSRVELEVGELAGVVPDALAFSFQLACTATPLEGAELVTHAVTARARCASCTGEWAVGMPPELRCPDCGKADAVELLAGRELRIRRVVWEDDPEPIPEEA is encoded by the coding sequence ATGCACGAGATGTCGATCGCCATGGCCGTCGTGGACCAGGTGGCGGAAGCGGCCCAGGCCGGAGCGGCGCGCTCCGTGAGCCGCGTGGAACTTGAGGTCGGGGAACTGGCCGGCGTCGTGCCCGACGCGCTGGCCTTCTCCTTCCAGCTCGCCTGCACCGCGACGCCCCTCGAAGGCGCCGAGCTCGTCACCCACGCCGTGACGGCCCGCGCCCGCTGTGCGTCCTGCACGGGGGAGTGGGCCGTCGGCATGCCCCCCGAACTGCGCTGCCCCGACTGCGGGAAGGCCGACGCCGTGGAGCTCCTCGCGGGGCGCGAACTGCGGATCCGCCGCGTGGTCTGGGAAGACGACCCCGAACCGATCCCCGAGGAGGCCTGA
- a CDS encoding DUF6084 family protein, with the protein MTDLTFTCTGVRADPYAAGPTLLLRLRVCAPSATRVHALALRCQLRIEPGRRGYGPGEATALQDLFGERSRWGTTLQPVQFAQVAVMVPSFTGETETEVPVPCTYDMDIAATRYFAALEDGDVPLLMLFSGTAFTGSGGFRVEPVPWDREASYRMPVSVWREMIEQHFPGCGWLRLPRDTMDELLAFRSRHALASWESTVRALLDAAATPATPDAVPEPLRAAALLDRLAGRTAP; encoded by the coding sequence ATGACCGACCTCACCTTCACCTGCACCGGGGTGCGCGCCGACCCCTACGCGGCCGGCCCCACCCTCCTGCTGCGGCTGCGCGTCTGCGCCCCCTCGGCCACCCGCGTCCACGCCCTCGCCCTGCGCTGCCAGCTGCGCATCGAACCGGGCCGCCGCGGTTACGGCCCCGGTGAGGCCACCGCGCTCCAGGACCTGTTCGGCGAGCGCTCCCGCTGGGGCACCACCCTCCAGCCCGTCCAGTTCGCGCAGGTCGCGGTCATGGTCCCGAGCTTCACCGGCGAGACCGAGACCGAGGTGCCCGTGCCCTGCACCTACGACATGGACATCGCCGCCACCCGCTACTTCGCCGCCCTGGAGGACGGCGACGTACCGCTGCTGATGCTGTTCTCCGGCACGGCCTTCACCGGCTCCGGCGGCTTCCGCGTCGAACCCGTCCCCTGGGACCGGGAGGCCTCGTACCGGATGCCCGTGTCCGTGTGGCGGGAGATGATCGAACAGCACTTCCCCGGCTGCGGATGGCTGCGGCTGCCCCGCGACACCATGGACGAGCTCCTCGCCTTCCGCTCGCGGCACGCCCTCGCCTCCTGGGAGTCGACCGTACGCGCCCTCCTGGACGCCGCCGCGACCCCGGCGACCCCCGACGCCGTCCCGGAACCCCTCCGGGCCGCCGCACTCCTGGACCGGCTGGCCGGGAGGACCGCCCCGTGA
- a CDS encoding HypC/HybG/HupF family hydrogenase formation chaperone, with translation MCLAVPGRVIDIGERDGTRMATVDFGGVVKDVCLEYLPDLRVGEYAIVHVGFALQRLDEESALKTLELFAELGMLQEEFGDPWEQAEQFGGVPEPDPTHPEDVPREAAQQ, from the coding sequence ATGTGCCTGGCGGTACCCGGCAGGGTGATTGACATCGGGGAGCGGGACGGCACCCGCATGGCCACCGTCGACTTCGGCGGCGTCGTCAAGGACGTGTGCCTGGAGTACCTGCCGGACCTGAGGGTCGGCGAGTACGCCATCGTCCACGTCGGCTTCGCCCTCCAGCGCCTGGACGAGGAGTCCGCGCTCAAGACCCTGGAACTCTTCGCCGAACTCGGCATGCTCCAGGAGGAGTTCGGCGACCCCTGGGAGCAGGCCGAACAGTTCGGCGGCGTCCCGGAGCCGGACCCCACCCACCCCGAAGACGTCCCGCGGGAGGCGGCGCAGCAGTGA
- a CDS encoding class II glutamine amidotransferase, producing MCRWLAYSGSPMLLDAVLYQPEHSLIDQSLHARMGVESTNGDGFGIGWYSTDGDGTPAVFRDIGPAWNNRNLRELASHVRSPLFFAHVRASTGSAIQQTNCHPFRHGRWLWMHNGAITDFHRLQRDLCMAVDPALFPCIEGSTDSEVMFYLAVTFGLDQDPPGAVARMAGLVERLGKEHGVADPLQMTVAVSEGERVWAFRYSSQGRSRSLYYSSRADTVRQLYPELPYLREVSDETRLVVSEPLGDLPGVWNELPEASYAVVPWDGPEDYLPFIPELP from the coding sequence ATGTGTCGATGGCTCGCCTACTCCGGCTCGCCCATGCTCCTCGACGCCGTCCTGTACCAGCCGGAACACTCGCTGATCGACCAGAGCCTGCACGCGCGGATGGGCGTGGAGTCCACCAACGGGGACGGGTTCGGCATCGGCTGGTACAGCACCGACGGTGACGGCACCCCGGCGGTGTTCCGTGACATCGGCCCGGCCTGGAACAACCGGAACCTGCGGGAGCTGGCCTCGCACGTGCGGTCGCCGCTGTTCTTCGCGCACGTCCGCGCCTCCACGGGTTCGGCGATCCAGCAGACCAACTGCCATCCCTTCCGGCACGGCCGCTGGCTGTGGATGCACAACGGTGCGATCACCGACTTCCACCGGCTCCAGCGCGACCTGTGCATGGCCGTGGACCCGGCGCTGTTCCCCTGCATCGAGGGCTCGACGGACTCCGAGGTGATGTTCTACCTGGCCGTGACCTTCGGCCTCGACCAGGACCCGCCGGGGGCGGTCGCCCGGATGGCGGGCCTGGTGGAACGGCTCGGCAAGGAGCACGGGGTGGCGGACCCGCTCCAGATGACGGTGGCGGTCAGCGAGGGCGAGCGGGTGTGGGCCTTCCGCTACTCCAGCCAGGGCAGGTCGCGTTCGCTGTACTACAGCAGCCGGGCCGATACGGTGCGCCAGCTGTACCCGGAGCTGCCGTACCTGCGCGAGGTGTCCGACGAGACGCGGCTGGTGGTCTCCGAGCCGCTCGGAGACCTCCCCGGCGTGTGGAACGAGCTGCCCGAGGCGAGCTACGCGGTGGTGCCGTGGGACGGCCCGGAGGACTATCTGCCGTTCATCCCCGAGCTGCCCTGA
- the hypD gene encoding hydrogenase formation protein HypD, whose translation MKYIDEFQDPGLARRLLDDIHATVTRPWALMEVCGGQTHTIIRHGIDQLLPDQVELIHGPGCPVCVTPLEVIDKALEIASRPGVIFCSFGDMLRVPGTGRDLFQVRGEGGDVRVVYSPLDALEVARRNPDRQVVFFGIGFETTAPPNAMTVYQAKKHGITNFSLLVSHVRVPPAIEAIMNSPSCRVQAFLAAGHVCSVMGTTEYPELAARYRVPIVVTGFEPLDILEGVRRAVRQLERGEHTVDNAYARAVRPEGNPAALAMLEDVFEVTDRAWRGIGTIPASGWRLSPRYRDFDAEHRFSVTGIDTREPAACRSGEVLQGLIKPHECEAFGKACTPRTPLGATMVSSEGACAAYYLYRRLEIPTAKTAPLEATPVV comes from the coding sequence GTGAAGTACATCGACGAGTTCCAGGACCCCGGCCTCGCCCGACGGCTGCTCGACGACATCCACGCCACCGTCACCCGCCCCTGGGCGCTGATGGAGGTCTGCGGCGGCCAGACCCACACCATCATCCGGCACGGCATCGACCAGCTCCTCCCCGACCAGGTCGAGCTGATCCACGGCCCCGGCTGCCCGGTGTGCGTGACCCCGCTCGAAGTCATCGACAAGGCCCTGGAGATCGCCTCCCGACCGGGCGTGATCTTCTGCTCCTTCGGCGACATGCTCCGCGTGCCCGGGACGGGCCGCGACCTCTTCCAGGTGCGCGGCGAAGGCGGCGACGTCCGCGTCGTCTACTCGCCGCTCGACGCCCTCGAGGTCGCCCGCCGCAACCCGGACCGCCAGGTGGTCTTCTTCGGCATCGGCTTCGAGACCACCGCCCCGCCCAACGCCATGACGGTGTACCAGGCCAAGAAGCACGGCATCACCAACTTCAGCCTGCTCGTCTCCCACGTCCGGGTCCCCCCGGCCATCGAGGCGATCATGAACTCGCCGAGCTGCCGGGTCCAGGCCTTCCTCGCCGCCGGGCACGTGTGCAGCGTCATGGGCACCACCGAGTACCCCGAACTGGCCGCCCGGTACCGCGTCCCCATCGTGGTCACCGGCTTCGAGCCGCTCGACATCCTGGAGGGCGTACGCCGCGCCGTGCGGCAGCTGGAGCGCGGCGAGCACACCGTCGACAACGCCTACGCGCGCGCCGTCCGCCCCGAGGGCAACCCGGCCGCCCTCGCCATGCTGGAGGACGTCTTCGAGGTCACCGACCGGGCCTGGCGCGGCATCGGCACCATCCCGGCCAGCGGCTGGCGGCTGTCGCCCCGCTACCGGGACTTCGACGCCGAACACCGCTTCTCGGTGACCGGGATCGACACCCGCGAGCCGGCCGCATGCCGCAGCGGCGAGGTCCTCCAGGGCCTGATCAAGCCGCACGAGTGCGAGGCCTTCGGCAAGGCCTGCACCCCGCGCACCCCGCTCGGCGCCACCATGGTCTCCAGCGAGGGCGCGTGCGCCGCGTACTACCTCTACCGGCGCCTGGAGATCCCGACCGCCAAGACGGCACCGCTGGAGGCGACCCCCGTTGTCTGA
- a CDS encoding DUF5947 family protein: MSPDRRPSAPAPGLRRFTRPRTPRPETCELCGTPVARDGHRHLVRTDERALVCACAPCALLFDRPGAGTGRFRTVPDRYLSDPGHRWDDEAWDLLQIPVGVAFFFRNAALDRLVALYPSPAGATESELDPDTWQRVLDAGPLAALLQPDVEALLLRRTHGRTACYLVPIDICYELVGRMRLLWQGFDGGAEARAALDTFFTEVERRAVPAGRRPATAPAGEPRP, encoded by the coding sequence GTGAGCCCCGACCGGCGGCCGTCCGCCCCCGCACCGGGACTCCGGCGCTTCACCCGGCCCCGCACCCCCCGCCCCGAGACCTGCGAACTGTGCGGCACGCCCGTGGCCCGGGACGGCCACCGCCACCTCGTGCGGACCGACGAACGCGCCCTGGTCTGCGCCTGCGCCCCCTGCGCCCTCCTCTTCGACCGCCCCGGCGCCGGCACGGGCCGCTTCCGCACCGTCCCCGACCGCTACCTCAGCGACCCCGGCCACCGCTGGGACGACGAAGCCTGGGACCTCCTCCAGATCCCCGTCGGCGTCGCCTTCTTCTTCCGCAACGCCGCCCTCGACCGGCTCGTCGCCCTCTACCCCAGCCCGGCCGGCGCCACCGAGAGCGAACTCGACCCCGATACCTGGCAGCGCGTCCTCGACGCCGGACCGCTCGCCGCCCTCCTCCAGCCCGACGTCGAGGCACTGCTGCTGCGCCGCACCCACGGCCGCACCGCCTGCTACCTCGTCCCCATCGACATCTGCTACGAACTGGTGGGCCGCATGAGACTGCTGTGGCAGGGCTTCGACGGCGGCGCCGAAGCCCGCGCCGCCCTCGACACCTTCTTCACCGAGGTCGAACGGCGCGCCGTACCCGCCGGCAGGCGCCCCGCCACGGCACCGGCAGGGGAACCGCGGCCATGA
- a CDS encoding DUF1876 domain-containing protein encodes MSHAEEWKVGVYLIEEDGTTKARAVLETGKDTLVGRGRARCNPQDVEVPAIGDELAASRAMRDLAGQLSRAADKDLAALGAVPPAPRTGYGWPDDSAAGR; translated from the coding sequence ATGTCACATGCCGAGGAATGGAAGGTCGGCGTCTACCTCATCGAGGAGGACGGTACGACCAAGGCCCGGGCGGTGCTGGAGACCGGGAAGGACACCCTGGTCGGGCGGGGCCGGGCCCGCTGCAATCCGCAGGACGTGGAGGTCCCCGCGATCGGCGACGAGCTGGCGGCGAGCCGCGCGATGCGGGACCTGGCCGGCCAGCTGAGCCGGGCCGCGGACAAGGACCTGGCCGCGCTGGGCGCCGTCCCCCCGGCGCCGCGGACCGGCTACGGCTGGCCGGACGACTCGGCGGCGGGCCGGTAA
- the hypF gene encoding carbamoyltransferase HypF, with product MDAPAERRRVTVRGVVQGVGFRPYVYTRATGLGLAGHVTNTPDGVVAEIEGTPAAVAAFCARLAAEAPPLAVVDTVDHHTLPPAGGAGFAIIPSRTTAGPARTLVPPDVATCADCLAELADPADRRHRHPFITCTHCGPRFTIVTGLPYDRAHTTMARFPMCPDCAREYADPADRRFHAQPVACPACGPRLRLLTGAPPREDPAADPVAGARRLLAEGAVLAVKGLGGYHLACDATRPAAVAELRRRKDRGDKPFALMARSLPDVEHLAVIGPAERALLTGPERPIVLLRRRPASAAALAADVAPGSPDLGVMLPYTPVHHLLLGLPGDPPGPRLLVMTSGNLSGEPIVTDDAEALERLAHLADAWLTHDRPIHVPCDDSVVRVCDGEPLTVRRSRGHAPLPVALPLPVPPTLAAGGDLKNAFCLGEGRKAWLSAHIGDMDDLATQTAFERAERQLESITGVTPALFAADRHPGYRSTAWAARHAGTRPLVRVQHHHAHVASAMAEHGLDGTRRVIGIAFDGTGYGDDGAVWGGEVLLADYTGATRFAHLAYVPLPGGDAAVRRPYRMAVAHLWAAGLARTPDLPAVAACPPAELPVLERQLERGLNCAPTSSMGRLFDAVSSLAGVCHLAGYEAQAAVELEAAALAAPAGDPHPGYRFALHPPPPGTRGPYTAAPAPVLAAVAADVRAGTPPGTVAARFHAAVAALVADACLAARAAHGLDTVALTGGVMANTLLSAACSRLLREHGFTVLRQHRVPPNDGGLALGQLMVAAATAARATEQPQQGGAHVPGGTRQGD from the coding sequence ATGGACGCCCCCGCGGAACGCCGCCGCGTCACCGTCCGCGGCGTCGTACAGGGCGTCGGCTTCCGCCCCTACGTCTACACCCGCGCCACCGGACTCGGCCTCGCCGGCCACGTCACCAACACCCCCGACGGCGTCGTCGCCGAGATCGAGGGCACCCCCGCCGCCGTCGCCGCGTTCTGCGCACGCCTCGCCGCCGAGGCCCCGCCGCTCGCGGTCGTCGACACCGTCGACCACCACACCCTGCCCCCGGCCGGGGGAGCCGGCTTCGCGATCATCCCCTCCCGCACCACCGCCGGCCCCGCCCGCACCCTCGTCCCCCCGGACGTCGCCACCTGCGCCGACTGCCTCGCCGAACTCGCCGATCCGGCCGACCGCCGGCACCGCCACCCGTTCATCACCTGCACCCACTGCGGGCCCCGCTTCACCATCGTCACCGGACTCCCGTACGACCGGGCCCACACCACCATGGCCCGCTTCCCGATGTGCCCCGACTGCGCCCGCGAGTACGCCGACCCCGCCGACCGCCGCTTCCACGCCCAGCCCGTGGCCTGCCCGGCCTGCGGGCCCCGGCTGCGCCTGCTCACCGGGGCGCCGCCCCGCGAGGACCCCGCCGCCGACCCCGTCGCCGGGGCCCGCCGGCTCCTCGCCGAGGGGGCGGTCCTCGCCGTCAAGGGCCTCGGCGGCTACCACCTCGCCTGTGACGCCACCCGCCCCGCGGCCGTCGCCGAGCTGCGCCGCCGCAAGGACCGCGGGGACAAGCCGTTCGCCCTGATGGCCCGCTCCCTCCCCGACGTCGAACACCTCGCCGTCATCGGCCCCGCCGAACGGGCCCTGCTCACCGGCCCGGAGCGGCCCATCGTGCTGCTGCGCCGCCGCCCCGCGTCGGCCGCCGCCCTCGCCGCCGACGTCGCCCCGGGCAGCCCCGACCTGGGCGTGATGCTCCCCTACACGCCCGTGCACCACCTGCTGCTGGGCCTGCCCGGCGACCCGCCCGGGCCGCGGCTGCTCGTGATGACCAGCGGCAACCTCTCGGGGGAGCCCATCGTCACCGACGACGCCGAGGCCCTGGAGCGCCTGGCCCACCTCGCGGACGCCTGGCTCACCCACGACCGCCCCATCCACGTGCCCTGCGACGACTCCGTGGTGCGCGTCTGCGACGGCGAACCGCTGACCGTGCGCCGTTCCCGCGGCCACGCCCCCCTGCCGGTCGCGCTGCCGCTGCCGGTGCCGCCCACCCTCGCCGCCGGGGGCGACCTGAAGAACGCCTTCTGCCTCGGCGAGGGCCGCAAGGCCTGGCTGTCGGCGCACATCGGCGACATGGACGACCTGGCCACCCAGACCGCCTTCGAACGGGCCGAGCGGCAGCTGGAGTCCATCACCGGGGTGACGCCCGCCCTGTTCGCCGCCGACCGCCACCCCGGCTACCGCTCCACGGCCTGGGCGGCCCGCCACGCCGGCACCCGCCCCCTGGTCCGCGTCCAGCACCACCACGCCCACGTCGCCTCCGCCATGGCCGAACACGGCCTGGACGGCACCCGGCGCGTCATCGGGATCGCCTTCGACGGCACCGGCTACGGCGACGACGGCGCGGTCTGGGGCGGCGAGGTGCTGCTCGCCGACTACACCGGTGCCACCCGCTTCGCGCACCTCGCGTACGTCCCGCTGCCCGGCGGCGACGCCGCGGTGCGGCGCCCCTACCGGATGGCCGTGGCCCACCTGTGGGCCGCCGGCCTCGCCCGGACCCCGGACCTGCCCGCGGTGGCGGCCTGCCCGCCCGCCGAACTGCCGGTCCTGGAACGCCAGCTGGAGCGTGGCCTGAACTGCGCGCCCACCTCCAGCATGGGGCGCCTCTTCGACGCCGTCTCGTCCCTGGCCGGCGTCTGCCACCTCGCCGGCTACGAGGCGCAGGCCGCCGTCGAACTGGAGGCGGCCGCCCTCGCCGCCCCCGCCGGGGACCCGCACCCCGGCTACCGCTTCGCCCTGCACCCCCCGCCGCCCGGCACCCGGGGCCCGTACACGGCCGCCCCGGCGCCCGTCCTGGCGGCCGTCGCCGCCGACGTACGGGCGGGCACCCCGCCGGGGACGGTCGCGGCCCGCTTCCACGCCGCGGTCGCCGCCCTCGTCGCGGACGCCTGCCTCGCCGCCCGCGCGGCGCACGGCCTCGACACCGTCGCCCTGACCGGCGGGGTCATGGCCAACACCCTGCTCTCCGCGGCCTGTTCACGGCTGCTGCGGGAGCACGGCTTCACCGTACTGCGCCAGCACCGGGTCCCCCCGAACGACGGGGGACTGGCCCTCGGCCAGCTCATGGTGGCGGCGGCCACGGCCGCCCGCGCCACGGAACAACCACAGCAAGGAGGGGCCCATGTGCCTGGCGGTACCCGGCAGGGTGATTGA
- a CDS encoding nickel-dependent hydrogenase large subunit produces MTPKTKAAGDGSGLVEMAWDPITRIVGSLGIHTKIDFKQKRVAECYSTSSVFRGYSVFMRGKDPRDAHFITSRICGICGDNHATCSVYAQNMAYGVKPPHLGEWIINLGESAEYMFDHNIFQENLVGVDYCEKMVRETNPGVLELAERTEAPHAAEHGYRTIADIMRSLNPIEGEFYREALQVSRYTREMFCLMEGRHVHPSTLYPGGVGTIASVQLFTDYMSRLMRYVEFMKRVVPLHDDLFDFFYEALPGYEEVGRRRVLLGCWGALNDPEYCDFTYANMTDWGRKMFVTPGVVVDGKLVTNDLTQINLGIRILLGSSYYDDWEGQEQFVTHDPLGNPVDPRHPWNQHTIPAPQKRAFDDKYSWVMSPRWFDGKDHLALDTGGGPIARLWSTALSGLVDVGYVKATGHSVVINLPRTMTKPETTFEWRIPKWSNALERNRARTYFQAYAAGIALHCAEKGLAEVRAGRSQTWEKFEVPDESIGCGFTEAVRGVLSHHMVIRDGKIANYHPYPPTPWNASVRDSYGTPGPYEDAVQNTPIFEENPPENFKGIDIMRAVRSFDPCLPCGVHMYVGGGKTVKSMHVPTGLSGLGG; encoded by the coding sequence ATGACACCGAAGACGAAGGCGGCCGGCGACGGCAGCGGGCTGGTCGAGATGGCCTGGGACCCGATCACCCGGATCGTGGGCAGCCTCGGCATCCACACGAAGATCGACTTCAAGCAGAAGCGGGTCGCGGAGTGCTACAGCACCTCGTCGGTCTTCCGCGGCTACAGCGTCTTCATGCGCGGCAAGGACCCCCGCGACGCGCACTTCATCACCAGCCGCATCTGCGGCATCTGCGGCGACAACCACGCCACCTGTTCGGTGTACGCGCAGAACATGGCCTACGGCGTGAAGCCGCCGCACCTCGGCGAGTGGATCATCAACCTCGGCGAATCCGCCGAGTACATGTTCGACCACAACATCTTCCAGGAGAACCTGGTCGGGGTCGACTACTGCGAGAAGATGGTCCGCGAGACCAACCCCGGCGTCCTCGAACTCGCCGAACGCACCGAGGCCCCGCACGCCGCCGAGCACGGCTACCGCACCATCGCCGACATCATGCGCTCCCTCAACCCCATCGAGGGCGAGTTCTACCGCGAGGCCCTCCAGGTCAGCCGCTACACCCGCGAGATGTTCTGCCTGATGGAGGGCCGCCACGTGCACCCCTCCACCCTCTACCCGGGCGGCGTCGGCACCATCGCCTCCGTCCAGCTCTTCACCGACTACATGAGCCGCCTCATGCGGTACGTCGAGTTCATGAAGCGGGTCGTCCCCCTCCACGACGACCTCTTCGACTTCTTCTACGAGGCCCTGCCCGGCTACGAGGAGGTCGGCCGCCGCCGCGTCCTCCTCGGCTGCTGGGGCGCCCTCAACGACCCCGAGTACTGCGACTTCACCTACGCCAACATGACCGACTGGGGACGGAAGATGTTCGTCACCCCGGGCGTGGTCGTCGACGGCAAACTGGTCACCAACGACCTCACGCAGATCAACCTCGGCATCCGCATCCTCCTCGGCAGCTCCTACTACGACGACTGGGAGGGCCAGGAGCAGTTCGTCACTCACGACCCCCTCGGCAACCCCGTCGACCCCCGCCACCCCTGGAACCAGCACACCATCCCCGCCCCGCAGAAGCGCGCCTTCGACGACAAGTACAGCTGGGTGATGTCCCCCCGCTGGTTCGACGGCAAGGACCACCTCGCCCTCGACACCGGCGGCGGCCCCATCGCCCGCCTCTGGTCCACCGCCCTGTCCGGACTGGTCGACGTCGGCTACGTCAAGGCCACCGGACACAGCGTGGTCATCAACCTGCCCCGCACCATGACCAAGCCGGAGACCACCTTCGAGTGGCGCATCCCCAAGTGGAGCAACGCCCTCGAACGCAACCGCGCCCGCACCTACTTCCAGGCCTACGCCGCCGGCATCGCCCTGCACTGCGCCGAGAAGGGGCTCGCCGAGGTCCGCGCCGGACGCAGCCAGACCTGGGAGAAGTTCGAGGTACCGGACGAGTCCATCGGCTGCGGCTTCACCGAGGCCGTCCGCGGCGTCCTCTCCCACCACATGGTCATCCGCGACGGGAAGATCGCCAACTACCACCCCTACCCGCCGACCCCCTGGAACGCCAGCGTCCGCGACAGCTACGGCACCCCCGGACCGTACGAGGACGCCGTCCAGAACACCCCCATCTTCGAGGAGAACCCCCCGGAGAACTTCAAGGGCATCGACATCATGCGCGCCGTCCGCAGCTTCGACCCCTGCCTGCCCTGCGGCGTCCACATGTACGTCGGCGGCGGCAAGACCGTGAAGTCCATGCACGTCCCCACCGGCCTGAGCGGACTGGGCGGATGA
- a CDS encoding DUF6893 family small protein: MKKAIAFTVAAALGAVLVTMLPDLKRYLRIRRM, encoded by the coding sequence ATGAAGAAGGCCATCGCGTTCACCGTGGCCGCCGCGCTCGGCGCCGTACTGGTGACCATGCTCCCCGACCTCAAGCGCTACCTGCGCATCAGGCGCATGTGA